One genomic segment of Erythrobacter sp. THAF29 includes these proteins:
- a CDS encoding enoyl-CoA hydratase/isomerase family protein codes for MTNYETISFETGNAVASITLNRPEAMNSISAKMVEELSNAISIVAGDDDLRALIVTGTGRAFCCGADLKGVLAETQTGKTEGFTGFLEAIQDVLIQLRELPKPTIAALNGMTLAGGLEMAIACDIVLAARSARIGDSHSNFGVLPGGGGGTILPRFIGEKKANLLLFSGDNWPAEEFEKMGFVSAVHDDDALLDEARKLAEKLAQKSPLVLARMKEMVDQGARLDTRDALALESRLLDEHAQSADFLEGLSAFAEKRAPKYTGT; via the coding sequence ATGACGAACTATGAGACGATATCATTTGAAACCGGCAATGCGGTGGCATCCATTACGCTGAACCGGCCGGAGGCAATGAATTCCATATCGGCAAAGATGGTGGAGGAGCTTTCCAACGCCATTTCCATTGTTGCCGGGGATGATGATCTGCGCGCGCTGATAGTCACGGGCACGGGCCGCGCCTTTTGCTGCGGGGCTGACCTCAAGGGTGTTCTGGCCGAAACTCAAACGGGCAAGACCGAGGGCTTTACCGGCTTCTTGGAGGCAATTCAGGATGTGCTTATCCAGTTGCGCGAATTGCCAAAACCAACCATTGCCGCGCTGAACGGTATGACGCTGGCGGGCGGGCTGGAAATGGCGATTGCCTGCGATATTGTGCTGGCCGCCCGCAGCGCACGGATCGGTGACAGCCACTCCAATTTTGGCGTCTTGCCCGGGGGTGGCGGCGGAACAATCTTGCCGCGTTTCATTGGTGAGAAGAAAGCCAACCTGCTGCTTTTCTCTGGCGATAATTGGCCTGCAGAAGAGTTCGAGAAGATGGGCTTTGTCAGCGCGGTGCATGATGATGATGCGCTGCTGGACGAGGCGCGAAAGCTGGCCGAAAAACTGGCCCAGAAGAGCCCGCTGGTTCTCGCCCGGATGAAGGAGATGGTCGATCAGGGCGCCCGGCTCGACACGCGCGACGCGCTCGCGCTGGAAAGCCGTTTGCTCGACGAGCACGCCCAATCTGCAGATTTTCTCGAAGGTCTTTCAGCCTTCGCTGAAAAGCGCGCACCCAAATACACAGGCACATAA
- a CDS encoding TonB-dependent receptor gives MSSINRKTLLLGSVAIPMSMLAAQPAVAQDNTEAAEESGGLGEIVVTARKRDETLTNAPVAVTAIGGAELESQGVTGLEQLSARVPGLQVGRAAQTSNVFIRGVGSGINKGFEQSVGMYVDGIYQPRSRQFTQSLFDLQQAEVLRGPQGLLFGKNTVAGAVKVETTNPEIGTDIEGFVGVAWEPEFNSQRYTGAVSAGLGDSAAIRLAGRYTSTDGYVTSSLFDRDEADREDILARLTLVAEPASNFNIEAKVSYSEMDGVGKEATIFAVDPALPTPNTLALSGLVDPDFAPATAGRRYINSIGNLSMAPGGDREELESISGSLKMDWELGPVTLTSVTGLSNFKFLQNHDVDFLPVDFIQNRDQEELDMFSQELRFATDFDGPVNFLGGVYYEKQDLNLNAITLFNGDFGVLPASILPGGLLRAGQFTNFDQNAETIAAFGEASIDLSDTLTLEVGFRYSHDEKDVQKRVAIGTGDTNNFQILVQPEDTIGSPDLPTYVGAAAAAGGADGANAAATFAGLLGRFAHILNDSRSEDHLDPSVKLRWKYSPYGSAYISYSEGYKSGGYNFGPESADVAGNPLPGHEFEDEGVQAWEFGIKHEFGNSARLGFIVFRSDFENLQVTSFNGTAFVVGNAAELRVQGVEVDGQLLITDDLELGGAIAYLDHEFQSFPTAGCSVLELNLATCPNSGGPGTKDLSGQRGSFAPEWSGNAYLDYTRDFDSFTLSSRVTVNFKDEMFLDTDLDPNAYQSGYAKIDAHIGVEFDRFELRVFGRNLTNKATYTASVDAPLSPGVYVGWIEEPRVIGFEGKINF, from the coding sequence ATGTCGTCGATCAATCGCAAAACGCTGCTTCTGGGTTCGGTAGCCATTCCGATGTCCATGCTGGCAGCGCAGCCGGCAGTGGCGCAGGATAACACGGAAGCCGCCGAAGAGAGTGGTGGTCTGGGCGAGATCGTCGTTACCGCACGTAAAAGGGACGAGACGCTGACCAATGCCCCGGTGGCCGTTACAGCCATCGGTGGCGCAGAGCTTGAAAGTCAGGGTGTCACCGGTCTTGAGCAGCTTTCAGCGCGTGTTCCCGGCCTGCAAGTCGGTCGTGCAGCGCAGACCAGTAACGTATTTATTCGCGGTGTTGGCTCGGGCATCAACAAGGGCTTTGAGCAGTCGGTCGGTATGTATGTTGATGGCATTTACCAACCACGTAGCCGTCAGTTTACCCAGTCACTGTTTGACTTGCAGCAGGCTGAAGTTCTGCGCGGTCCGCAGGGGCTTTTGTTCGGTAAAAACACCGTTGCGGGTGCTGTTAAGGTCGAAACCACAAATCCGGAGATTGGCACCGACATTGAAGGTTTTGTCGGAGTTGCGTGGGAGCCGGAGTTTAATTCGCAGCGCTATACCGGAGCTGTTTCTGCAGGGTTGGGAGACTCGGCGGCCATTCGTCTCGCCGGACGTTACACATCAACTGATGGTTATGTGACCAGCAGTTTGTTTGATCGTGATGAGGCTGATCGTGAGGACATCCTCGCCCGTTTGACGCTGGTTGCGGAGCCCGCTTCCAACTTCAATATCGAGGCGAAGGTGTCCTACTCCGAAATGGACGGTGTGGGTAAAGAGGCGACTATCTTTGCCGTTGATCCCGCACTTCCTACGCCTAACACTCTGGCGCTGTCGGGTTTGGTCGACCCCGATTTTGCTCCTGCGACGGCTGGTCGCCGCTACATCAATTCCATCGGGAATCTGAGTATGGCTCCGGGCGGAGATCGAGAAGAGCTTGAATCGATCAGCGGGTCGTTGAAAATGGACTGGGAGCTTGGGCCGGTTACGCTAACTTCGGTTACAGGCCTCTCCAATTTCAAGTTCCTGCAGAATCATGATGTGGACTTCCTTCCTGTCGATTTCATCCAGAATCGCGATCAGGAAGAGTTGGATATGTTCAGTCAGGAGTTGCGTTTTGCGACCGACTTCGACGGACCGGTCAACTTCCTCGGAGGCGTCTACTACGAGAAGCAAGATCTGAATCTGAACGCGATTACGCTTTTCAATGGCGACTTTGGCGTATTGCCTGCCTCGATTCTTCCCGGGGGTTTGCTGCGTGCAGGTCAGTTCACGAATTTTGACCAGAATGCCGAGACGATTGCGGCATTCGGTGAGGCTTCGATTGATCTGTCGGATACGCTGACGCTTGAAGTTGGTTTCCGCTATTCGCACGATGAAAAAGATGTCCAGAAACGAGTGGCGATTGGTACAGGGGATACCAACAACTTTCAGATTCTGGTCCAGCCGGAAGACACTATCGGATCACCCGATCTTCCGACCTATGTTGGAGCAGCGGCTGCCGCCGGTGGAGCCGATGGTGCAAATGCTGCTGCGACCTTCGCCGGGCTTTTGGGCCGATTTGCACACATTCTGAACGATTCACGCTCGGAAGATCATCTTGATCCTTCGGTCAAGCTGCGCTGGAAATACAGCCCCTATGGGTCTGCATATATCTCCTATTCGGAAGGCTACAAATCAGGTGGCTACAACTTTGGTCCTGAATCAGCCGATGTGGCTGGCAATCCACTGCCCGGCCACGAGTTTGAGGATGAAGGTGTTCAGGCTTGGGAATTCGGCATCAAGCATGAGTTTGGCAATAGCGCACGGCTTGGCTTTATCGTGTTCCGGAGTGACTTTGAAAACCTTCAGGTAACGTCGTTCAATGGCACGGCCTTTGTGGTCGGCAACGCAGCGGAGCTGCGGGTGCAGGGCGTCGAGGTCGACGGACAGCTACTGATTACTGATGATCTGGAACTTGGCGGTGCGATTGCCTATCTCGACCATGAATTCCAATCCTTCCCGACAGCAGGTTGTTCGGTTCTTGAACTAAACCTGGCGACCTGTCCGAACTCAGGCGGTCCGGGTACCAAGGATCTGTCCGGTCAGCGTGGCTCCTTTGCACCGGAATGGAGCGGGAATGCCTATCTCGACTACACTCGTGATTTTGACAGTTTCACGCTGTCTTCGCGGGTCACAGTGAACTTCAAGGATGAAATGTTCCTGGATACTGACCTTGATCCCAACGCTTACCAGAGTGGTTACGCCAAGATCGACGCGCATATCGGGGTCGAATTTGACCGCTTTGAACTGCGCGTATTTGGCCGGAACCTGACCAACAAGGCTACCTACACTGCGAGCGTTGACGCACCGCTTAGCCCGGGCGTCTATGTCGGCTGGATCGAGGAGCCGCGTGTAATCGGTTTCGAAGGTAAAATTAACTTCTGA
- a CDS encoding acyl-CoA dehydrogenase family protein, with protein sequence MSNINFLFNEDERMAIDGLRRYLDEQLEPELQKLGDTFYPKEKMVEWAGHLTQFGMINAPQPTEHGGLGMSWRLHVQLIEELAYSSADLTVAMLVNAAATSMVLKLGSDELRERYGEPLLNGKIYAAVGISEPGIGSDVSGVTTRAVRDDDDWVISGEKTWITNGEYSDIFICTCRTDDNQLTHILLDRNEHPYEVRGIPKMALNGQSTSQVFMDGVRVPVSNTVGDIGDGLKNTLTLFERARIHVGAWGYGIARRALAESIKYSQEREQHSKVIAGHQLIADKIATMATRIDAARLLALRAASMIDAGERCDVECAMAKWYGTEIAVDATRQAVQIHGGNGVTKEFIVERLAREAMITPIPDGTTEIQKLLIARGLTGVSAFK encoded by the coding sequence ATGAGCAATATCAACTTCCTGTTCAACGAAGACGAGCGGATGGCGATTGACGGTCTGCGGCGTTATCTGGACGAGCAACTCGAACCGGAGCTGCAAAAGCTTGGCGACACATTCTACCCCAAGGAAAAGATGGTTGAATGGGCCGGGCATCTGACCCAGTTCGGCATGATCAATGCCCCGCAACCGACCGAACATGGCGGTCTTGGCATGTCCTGGCGGTTGCATGTGCAACTGATCGAGGAACTGGCCTATAGCTCCGCTGATCTGACAGTCGCCATGCTGGTCAATGCTGCGGCAACATCCATGGTGTTGAAACTGGGTTCAGATGAGCTGCGCGAACGCTATGGCGAACCGCTGTTGAACGGCAAGATTTATGCGGCAGTGGGTATCTCGGAACCCGGCATCGGCTCTGATGTTTCGGGCGTGACGACCCGCGCGGTTCGGGATGACGATGATTGGGTAATCAGCGGTGAGAAAACTTGGATCACCAATGGCGAATATTCCGATATTTTCATCTGCACCTGCCGCACCGATGACAATCAACTCACCCATATTCTGCTCGACCGGAACGAGCACCCCTATGAGGTGCGCGGCATCCCCAAAATGGCCCTCAATGGCCAATCGACCTCACAAGTCTTTATGGACGGGGTGCGCGTTCCGGTAAGCAATACTGTCGGCGACATTGGCGATGGCCTCAAGAACACGCTGACCTTGTTCGAACGCGCGCGCATCCATGTTGGCGCCTGGGGTTACGGCATTGCCAGACGCGCTTTGGCGGAATCGATCAAATATTCGCAGGAACGCGAACAGCACAGCAAGGTTATCGCCGGGCATCAGCTGATCGCTGACAAGATCGCGACCATGGCCACCCGGATTGACGCCGCACGGCTGCTGGCGTTGCGGGCTGCCTCCATGATCGACGCAGGTGAACGCTGCGACGTGGAATGCGCGATGGCCAAATGGTATGGTACCGAAATCGCCGTCGATGCGACGCGGCAGGCGGTTCAGATCCATGGCGGGAATGGCGTGACCAAGGAATTCATCGTCGAACGGCTTGCACGTGAAGCGATGATTACGCCGATCCCCGATGGCACAACGGAGATCCAGAAACTGCTGATCGCGCGCGGTTTGACTGGTGTTTCCGCCTTCAAGTGA
- a CDS encoding AraC family transcriptional regulator: MDDDLELQGAEPSVIASWLIHLVAIIEEFGLESEIEAILDEAGIDPELLNDPGARVPSEKMSRFYSIVGRVTDDAAIGLRLAERLTPGSMHALGYSLFASRTLLSFFNRCARFFRLISHAADASIELRDDRLVYVLKLREDMPALRQDAFIATVLRFARMVYRSSFTPMLVRMRRPEPKETSAQFDDFFCCPIEYGCDQLEMHVSKADYEQALRGANSEIVRHHDQIAMEYIARFDDQQIIPRIQSTIVRMLPDGDVSVEAVAADLGMSNRNLQRQLQNEGTTFNGVLDDIRRYLAIRYLRAGRHSIKEISYLLGYIDPSNFSRAFRRLAGQSPHEFLDKTEVRAK; this comes from the coding sequence TTGGACGATGATCTTGAACTGCAAGGCGCAGAACCGTCAGTCATTGCCAGCTGGCTGATCCACCTTGTTGCCATCATCGAGGAATTCGGTCTTGAAAGTGAGATCGAGGCGATTCTGGACGAGGCCGGCATTGATCCGGAATTGCTCAATGACCCGGGCGCACGCGTTCCTTCGGAGAAAATGAGCCGGTTCTATTCGATTGTAGGCCGGGTGACGGATGACGCAGCAATCGGGTTGCGGCTTGCCGAACGGCTCACCCCGGGCTCCATGCATGCGCTGGGCTATTCGCTCTTTGCCAGCCGTACCCTGCTCAGCTTCTTCAACCGCTGCGCCCGCTTTTTCCGCCTGATATCCCACGCCGCCGATGCCAGCATCGAATTGCGCGATGACAGGCTGGTCTATGTTTTGAAGCTGCGCGAGGATATGCCTGCGTTGAGGCAGGACGCCTTTATTGCAACCGTGCTGCGTTTTGCGCGCATGGTCTATCGCTCCAGCTTTACACCCATGCTGGTAAGAATGCGCCGACCGGAACCAAAAGAAACCTCCGCCCAGTTCGATGACTTCTTTTGCTGTCCGATTGAATATGGTTGCGATCAACTGGAAATGCATGTTTCCAAGGCCGATTACGAACAGGCCCTTCGCGGGGCCAATTCGGAAATTGTCCGCCATCATGACCAGATCGCGATGGAATATATCGCCCGCTTCGATGACCAGCAGATCATTCCGCGCATCCAGTCCACCATTGTCAGAATGCTGCCGGATGGTGATGTGTCGGTAGAGGCCGTGGCCGCCGATCTGGGAATGAGCAACCGCAATCTGCAGCGCCAGCTTCAGAATGAAGGCACTACCTTTAACGGCGTGCTTGATGATATACGCCGATATCTTGCAATTCGGTACCTGCGCGCCGGGCGGCATTCGATCAAGGAGATATCCTATCTTCTGGGATATATTGATCCCAGCAATTTTTCGCGTGCTTTCCGGCGGTTGGCGGGCCAGTCACCGCATGAGTTTCTCGACAAAACGGAGGTACGGGCCAAATAG
- a CDS encoding PQQ-dependent dehydrogenase, methanol/ethanol family, whose translation MADISQILRRAAPAILLASLATLSGCGSTSDGAVSEQLLLEAGEDAANWLSHGRTYNEERFSPLEQINADNVGELGLAWEAPLGSFRGIEATPIVVDGVMYTTGSWSEVIALNAATGEVLWKYDPEVPREKGRHACCDVVNRGVAVYQDKLFFGTIDGRLIALDQKSGDQVWETRTFPIEEPHTITGAPRVVKGRVIIGNGGAEFGVRGFVAAYDAETGEQEWKFHTVPGNPKDGFENEAMEMAAETWKGEWWELGGGGTVWDSMAYDPELDLLYIGVGNGAPWNQKVRSPGGGDNLFLSSIVALRPDSGEYVWHYQTTPGETWDFTATQSIILADLEIGGEARKVLMQAPKNGFFYVIDRTDGKLISAENFVPVTWAKGIDPETGRPIENPEARYPEGMALVKPTPFGAHNWHPMSYSPQSGLVYIPAQDMPFLYRDQIEGDIARVDRDGLNTGVSLTDPLPDTEAERRALMKQMIRAQLVAWDPVAQKEVWRVEHERIWNGGTLATGGNLVFQGTTKGIFNAFNAKTGDTLWSFTVGAAMVGGPVSYEVDGEQYIAVSVGWGSGANLLAGYYVDPKGGKVEGRVIAFKLGADGKISLRQPAKSELPRPARRPSSTEAVARGTDLYGRFCGICHGGAAISAGTTPDLRYSATLGNDAFHAFVLEGAAAANGMPNFNGRLSKEEVSDIEDFLLSRAWLAFEDTSTTETD comes from the coding sequence ATGGCTGATATTTCGCAAATCCTGAGAAGGGCCGCGCCCGCCATTCTGCTCGCAAGCCTTGCAACATTATCAGGATGCGGAAGTACCAGTGACGGTGCGGTGAGCGAACAACTCTTGCTTGAAGCGGGGGAAGATGCAGCCAACTGGCTCTCGCACGGGCGCACCTATAATGAAGAACGCTTCAGTCCGCTCGAACAGATCAATGCGGACAATGTCGGCGAGCTCGGTCTGGCTTGGGAAGCGCCGCTGGGCAGTTTCCGCGGCATTGAAGCTACACCCATTGTGGTTGATGGCGTGATGTACACTACCGGTTCGTGGAGCGAAGTGATCGCGCTCAATGCGGCAACCGGCGAGGTGTTGTGGAAATACGACCCGGAAGTCCCGCGTGAAAAAGGGCGCCATGCCTGCTGCGATGTCGTCAATCGCGGGGTCGCGGTCTATCAGGACAAGCTGTTTTTTGGCACGATTGACGGACGGCTGATTGCGCTTGACCAGAAAAGCGGCGATCAGGTCTGGGAAACCCGCACATTCCCGATTGAAGAACCTCACACCATCACCGGCGCACCGCGTGTGGTGAAAGGCCGTGTAATTATCGGCAATGGCGGGGCTGAATTTGGCGTACGCGGCTTTGTCGCAGCCTATGATGCCGAAACGGGTGAGCAGGAATGGAAATTCCACACCGTACCCGGCAATCCCAAAGATGGGTTCGAAAACGAAGCCATGGAAATGGCCGCTGAAACATGGAAGGGCGAATGGTGGGAATTGGGCGGTGGCGGCACCGTATGGGATTCCATGGCCTATGATCCCGAGCTTGATCTGCTTTATATCGGTGTTGGCAATGGTGCGCCGTGGAACCAGAAAGTTCGCAGCCCCGGCGGCGGTGACAATCTGTTCCTTTCCTCCATCGTCGCGCTGCGCCCCGATAGCGGGGAATATGTCTGGCACTATCAGACAACACCGGGCGAAACCTGGGACTTTACGGCCACGCAGAGCATCATTCTGGCCGATCTGGAGATTGGCGGGGAAGCCCGCAAGGTTTTGATGCAGGCTCCGAAAAACGGCTTTTTCTATGTGATTGACCGGACCGACGGGAAGCTGATTTCGGCCGAGAATTTCGTGCCGGTAACATGGGCCAAGGGCATTGACCCTGAAACCGGACGTCCGATTGAGAATCCGGAAGCGCGCTATCCGGAAGGAATGGCGCTGGTCAAACCCACTCCGTTCGGCGCGCATAATTGGCACCCGATGTCCTACAGCCCGCAGTCCGGGCTGGTATACATTCCGGCGCAGGATATGCCGTTTCTTTATCGCGATCAGATCGAAGGCGACATTGCGCGGGTGGATCGCGATGGTCTCAACACCGGCGTCAGCCTGACGGATCCGCTTCCCGACACAGAGGCCGAACGACGCGCGCTGATGAAGCAGATGATCCGCGCCCAGCTGGTTGCGTGGGATCCGGTCGCACAGAAAGAAGTCTGGCGGGTTGAGCACGAACGGATCTGGAACGGCGGTACGCTGGCCACAGGCGGTAATCTGGTATTTCAGGGAACCACCAAGGGGATTTTCAACGCCTTCAACGCCAAAACTGGCGACACGTTGTGGTCCTTCACTGTCGGTGCAGCTATGGTTGGCGGCCCTGTTTCCTACGAGGTGGATGGTGAACAATATATCGCTGTCTCGGTCGGTTGGGGCAGCGGCGCGAACCTGCTGGCCGGATATTATGTCGATCCCAAAGGCGGCAAGGTCGAAGGGCGCGTGATCGCGTTCAAGCTCGGCGCCGATGGCAAAATCTCATTACGGCAACCCGCCAAGAGCGAGCTGCCACGTCCGGCACGACGCCCCAGCTCCACTGAAGCCGTCGCACGCGGAACCGATCTCTACGGGCGTTTCTGCGGCATCTGCCATGGGGGCGCAGCTATCTCGGCTGGCACCACGCCCGATCTGCGGTACTCGGCAACATTGGGTAACGATGCGTTCCACGCCTTCGTCCTTGAAGGTGCAGCGGCAGCCAATGGCATGCCCAATTTC
- a CDS encoding thiolase family protein gives MEKTYIVGVGMTKFGRHPDREIAHLLDEAIAHAVKDAGAANSDIDAIYHSSSTQGFLQGQTFIPGQVALGQIGFSGTPVFNIENACASSSSAFHLAAQGVASGMHDIVMAAGVEKMNIPDKAKMFAVFDGAWDVATPEENTQRLVSLGEGMDKPEGSESPNPYSVFMSVYAAFGLNHMKRNGTTQRQIAAIAAKNHQHSVHNPLSQYQQPYSIEEVLAAPPITYPLTLPMCAPISDGAAATIICNEDGLKKLGGDKSRAVEILASVTMSGNPERTADEPENHMACLAAQKAYDKAGRSPADMDVAEVHDATAIGELMHAENLMLVPMGEAGPAAERGDFTVGGRIPINPSGGLESKGHPIGATGLGQIHELATQLRGEAGARQVEGARHAVHENSGGLVGIEEGVAVVNIFGKAEG, from the coding sequence ATGGAAAAGACATATATCGTCGGCGTGGGCATGACGAAATTCGGGCGACATCCCGACCGCGAAATTGCGCATCTTCTTGATGAGGCGATTGCCCATGCAGTGAAGGATGCAGGCGCGGCCAACAGTGATATTGACGCAATCTATCATTCCAGCTCGACGCAGGGTTTCCTGCAAGGGCAGACTTTCATCCCCGGACAGGTCGCGCTTGGCCAGATCGGGTTCTCTGGAACGCCAGTCTTCAATATCGAAAACGCCTGCGCCTCCAGCTCAAGCGCGTTTCATCTCGCTGCTCAGGGTGTAGCCTCGGGCATGCATGATATTGTCATGGCGGCAGGCGTTGAAAAAATGAACATCCCTGACAAGGCCAAGATGTTCGCTGTCTTTGACGGTGCGTGGGATGTCGCGACACCGGAAGAGAATACGCAGCGTCTGGTCAGTCTGGGTGAAGGCATGGACAAGCCGGAAGGTTCAGAATCGCCAAATCCCTATAGCGTATTCATGTCAGTCTATGCCGCCTTCGGCCTCAATCACATGAAGCGCAACGGAACGACCCAACGCCAGATTGCGGCGATTGCGGCGAAGAACCATCAACATTCTGTGCACAACCCCCTGTCGCAATATCAGCAACCCTATTCGATTGAGGAAGTGCTTGCCGCTCCGCCAATCACCTATCCGCTGACGCTGCCCATGTGTGCGCCGATTTCGGATGGTGCTGCGGCGACCATCATCTGCAACGAGGATGGTCTTAAAAAGCTGGGCGGAGACAAATCGCGCGCAGTCGAGATTCTCGCCAGCGTAACGATGAGCGGCAATCCCGAACGAACGGCAGATGAGCCGGAAAATCACATGGCGTGCCTCGCCGCGCAGAAAGCCTATGACAAGGCCGGACGCTCTCCTGCGGATATGGATGTCGCAGAGGTGCATGATGCAACGGCGATTGGCGAGCTTATGCATGCGGAAAATCTGATGCTGGTCCCGATGGGTGAAGCCGGCCCGGCTGCCGAACGCGGAGACTTCACAGTCGGCGGACGCATTCCAATCAACCCGTCTGGCGGGCTGGAATCAAAAGGTCACCCGATCGGGGCAACCGGCCTTGGTCAGATTCATGAGCTGGCTACACAATTACGTGGCGAAGCCGGTGCGCGTCAGGTCGAAGGCGCGCGTCACGCTGTGCACGAAAACAGTGGTGGTCTGGTTGGCATCGAGGAAGGTGTCGCAGTGGTCAACATTTTTGGAAAGGCAGAAGGATAA
- a CDS encoding CaiB/BaiF CoA-transferase family protein codes for MTEQQRPLAGIRIVEIEGIGPAPFCGMHLADMGADVILVERKEKSSDPGTTMPVGILKRGKRSIALDLKDDGDKAILLDLVASADALIEGMRPGVMERLGLGPDICQKRNPALVYGRITGWGQDGPLSQAAGHDINYVALSSAGWYAGTADGTPLPPPAMVGDLGGGANYLTIGVLAGIVRAKASGKGDIVDAAIVDGSAHMMNLIFDLMPKGLMKEERGVSALDGAPWYGTYRCADGTHITVGSLEPKFYAELLERLGLSDNPLFANQFDPKFWPEQAKHLAELFASQPSAYWCTLLEGSDACFAPVLSPSSAKEHPHNQARGIFDESKGYLQAGSAPRFASSSPLSISPAPGHGEHDDEILQELKNTKRR; via the coding sequence GTGACCGAGCAACAAAGGCCGCTTGCCGGAATCCGCATTGTCGAGATCGAAGGGATCGGTCCTGCTCCCTTTTGCGGGATGCATCTCGCCGATATGGGTGCAGATGTCATTCTGGTCGAGCGCAAGGAGAAGAGCAGCGATCCGGGCACGACTATGCCGGTTGGCATACTCAAGCGCGGCAAACGCTCTATCGCGCTTGATCTGAAGGATGATGGCGACAAGGCAATTCTGCTTGATCTGGTCGCCAGCGCCGATGCTCTGATCGAAGGGATGCGCCCCGGCGTGATGGAGCGGCTGGGGCTGGGGCCTGATATATGTCAGAAACGCAATCCTGCGCTTGTCTATGGCCGCATCACCGGCTGGGGACAAGACGGGCCTCTGTCGCAAGCGGCGGGTCACGATATCAACTATGTCGCGCTGTCATCGGCTGGCTGGTATGCCGGGACTGCTGATGGAACTCCACTCCCTCCGCCCGCCATGGTGGGTGATCTGGGTGGCGGCGCCAACTATCTGACCATCGGCGTGCTCGCCGGAATTGTCCGGGCCAAAGCAAGCGGTAAAGGCGACATTGTCGATGCCGCGATTGTCGATGGTTCGGCCCACATGATGAACCTGATCTTCGATCTGATGCCCAAGGGGCTGATGAAGGAAGAGCGCGGGGTCAGCGCGCTGGACGGCGCGCCCTGGTATGGCACCTATCGCTGTGCTGATGGCACGCATATCACAGTGGGTAGCCTGGAGCCGAAATTCTATGCCGAATTGCTGGAGCGGCTTGGCCTGTCAGACAATCCGCTATTCGCCAACCAGTTTGATCCGAAATTCTGGCCCGAACAGGCCAAACATCTTGCTGAGCTATTCGCTTCCCAGCCAAGCGCATATTGGTGCACCTTGCTGGAAGGAAGCGATGCCTGCTTTGCGCCAGTGTTGAGTCCGTCAAGCGCCAAAGAGCATCCGCACAATCAGGCGCGCGGAATTTTTGATGAAAGCAAGGGCTATCTGCAAGCCGGTTCAGCACCACGATTTGCCTCTTCTTCTCCCCTCTCCATCTCGCCTGCCCCGGGCCATGGCGAGCATGACGATGAAATCCTCCAAGAGTTGAAAAACACCAAGAGACGGTGA